A window from Chaetodon trifascialis isolate fChaTrf1 chromosome 5, fChaTrf1.hap1, whole genome shotgun sequence encodes these proteins:
- the LOC139331318 gene encoding dolichyl-diphosphooligosaccharide--protein glycosyltransferase subunit MAGT1-like isoform X1, translated as MCRKLYVSLLVLFTFYNDPADAQKKKETLLSEKVTQMMEWTSKRSVIRMNGDKFRRFVKAPPRNYSVVIMFTALQPQRQCGVCRQADEEFQVLANSWRYSSAFTNKVFFASVDFDEGSDVFQMLNMNSAPTFLHFPSKGKPRRSDTYELQVRGFAAEQLARWVADRTDVQIRIIRPPNYAGPLLLGFLLAVIGGLAYLRRHNLEFLFNKNVWAFSALCFVLIMTSGQMWNHIRGPPYAHKNPSTGQVSYVHGSSQAQFVAETHIVLLFNAAVTMGMVLLCEAATSDMDIGKRKIMCVAGIGLVMLFFSWLLSIFRAKYHGYPYSFLIS; from the exons ATGTGTAGAAAACTTTACGTTTCGCTGTTAGTTCTATTCACTTTCTACAATGATCCTGCTGATGcgcagaagaaaaaagag ACTCTTTTGTCAGAGAAAGTGACTCAGATGATGGAGTGGACCTCCAAGCGTTCAGTTATCAGGATGAATGGAGATAAGTTCCGTCGCTTTGTCAAGGCTCCTCCCAGAAACTACTCTGTCGTGATCATGTTTACAGCTTTGCAGCCACAGAGACAGTGTGGGGTCTGCAG ACAAGCTGATGAGGAGTTTCAAGTGCTGGCTAACTCGTGGCGCTACTCCTCTGCCTTTACGAACAAGGTCTTCTTTGCATCTGTCGATTTTGATGAAGGATCAGACGTCTTTCAGATG TTAAATATGAACTCTGCTCCAACTTTCCTCCACTTCCCATCCAAAGGGAAACCTCGGCGGTCTGATACCTatgagctgcaggtcagaggctttgcagctgagcagctggcCAGATGGGTAGCAGACAGGACTGATGTACAG ATCCGCATCATTCGTCCTCCCAACTATGCAGGGCCTCTCCTGCTGGGCTTCCTCCTTGCTGTGATCGGAGGCCTGGCATATCTACGGAGACACAATTTGGAGTTTCTCTTTAACAAGAATGTCTGGGCCTTCTCTGCTCTG tgcTTTGTCCTCATCATGACTTCAGGCCAGATGTGGAACCACATCAGAGGACCACCTTATGCACACAAGAACCCCAGCACCGGCCAAGTT AGTTATGTCCATGGCAGCAGTCAAGCCCAGTTTGTGGCTGAGACCCATATTGTCCTACTCTTCA ATGCTGCTGTTACCATGGGAatggtgctgctgtgtgaggctgCTACATCAGACATGGACATTGGCAAGAGGAAGA TTATGTGTGTAGCAGGCATTGGTCTGGTGATGCTGTTCTTCAGCTGGCTGCTGTCCATTTTCAGAGCAAAGTACCATGGATACCCATACAG CTTCCTGATAAGTTAG
- the LOC139331318 gene encoding dolichyl-diphosphooligosaccharide--protein glycosyltransferase subunit MAGT1-like isoform X2, translating into MCRKLYVSLLVLFTFYNDPADAQKKKETLLSEKVTQMMEWTSKRSVIRMNGDKFRRFVKAPPRNYSVVIMFTALQPQRQCGVCRQADEEFQVLANSWRYSSAFTNKVFFASVDFDEGSDVFQMLNMNSAPTFLHFPSKGKPRRSDTYELQVRGFAAEQLARWVADRTDVQIRIIRPPNYAGPLLLGFLLAVIGGLAYLRRHNLEFLFNKNVWAFSALCFVLIMTSGQMWNHIRGPPYAHKNPSTGQVSYVHGSSQAQFVAETHIVLLFNAAVTMGMVLLCEAATSDMDIGKRKSTVQLIFSF; encoded by the exons ATGTGTAGAAAACTTTACGTTTCGCTGTTAGTTCTATTCACTTTCTACAATGATCCTGCTGATGcgcagaagaaaaaagag ACTCTTTTGTCAGAGAAAGTGACTCAGATGATGGAGTGGACCTCCAAGCGTTCAGTTATCAGGATGAATGGAGATAAGTTCCGTCGCTTTGTCAAGGCTCCTCCCAGAAACTACTCTGTCGTGATCATGTTTACAGCTTTGCAGCCACAGAGACAGTGTGGGGTCTGCAG ACAAGCTGATGAGGAGTTTCAAGTGCTGGCTAACTCGTGGCGCTACTCCTCTGCCTTTACGAACAAGGTCTTCTTTGCATCTGTCGATTTTGATGAAGGATCAGACGTCTTTCAGATG TTAAATATGAACTCTGCTCCAACTTTCCTCCACTTCCCATCCAAAGGGAAACCTCGGCGGTCTGATACCTatgagctgcaggtcagaggctttgcagctgagcagctggcCAGATGGGTAGCAGACAGGACTGATGTACAG ATCCGCATCATTCGTCCTCCCAACTATGCAGGGCCTCTCCTGCTGGGCTTCCTCCTTGCTGTGATCGGAGGCCTGGCATATCTACGGAGACACAATTTGGAGTTTCTCTTTAACAAGAATGTCTGGGCCTTCTCTGCTCTG tgcTTTGTCCTCATCATGACTTCAGGCCAGATGTGGAACCACATCAGAGGACCACCTTATGCACACAAGAACCCCAGCACCGGCCAAGTT AGTTATGTCCATGGCAGCAGTCAAGCCCAGTTTGTGGCTGAGACCCATATTGTCCTACTCTTCA ATGCTGCTGTTACCATGGGAatggtgctgctgtgtgaggctgCTACATCAGACATGGACATTGGCAAGAGGAAGA